The following coding sequences are from one Mycoplasma mycoides subsp. capri window:
- a CDS encoding MAG6090-like repeat-containing lipoprotein produces the protein MKKLLTILGSIMISTSGAALVIACKTPSAKQPTNSDKNPSNNGDSSNPSGSGENKKPENTKPSDSTTPTNPTDPKKPDQPDSTKPKPGEKEKDETKPNETTPITPKQPKPTTISWNSIFRDSATGADINLNPTKEQIEKEEKKL, from the coding sequence ATGAAAAAATTACTAACAATATTAGGTTCAATAATGATTAGTACAAGTGGGGCTGCATTAGTTATTGCATGTAAAACTCCTAGTGCTAAACAACCTACAAATTCAGACAAAAATCCATCAAATAATGGTGATTCTTCAAATCCAAGTGGATCTGGTGAAAATAAAAAACCAGAAAACACTAAACCAAGTGATTCAACCACTCCAACTAACCCAACTGATCCAAAAAAACCAGATCAACCTGATTCAACTAAACCAAAGCCAGGTGAAAAAGAAAAAGACGAAACTAAACCAAATGAAACAACCCCAATAACTCCAAAACAACCAAAACCTACAACTATTAGCTGAAATAGTATTTTTAGAGATAGTGCAACTGGAGCTGATATTAATTTAAATCCAACTAAAGAACAAATTGAAAAAGAAGAAAAAAAATTATAA
- a CDS encoding Vmc-like lipoprotein signal peptide domain-containing protein, which translates to MKKLLTILGSLAIISSGASVIVSYNKTNVSSSEIKKEEEIIKPTDPNNFTINKSKSTWQDIFRDSITGADIFSYSSKNKKDDKKEAEAKFIKDLRDLTPNTDKEQAEWVNRKHDKAIKDFIRDLRDLTPNTDAENKVWSDKKDAEAKKKEEANKKDAEAKFIKDLRDLTPNTDAENKEWAEPSAVKNEINELIKKEEIEDEIAKFFDDLAGLTPNTDKEQSDWANRKHDKAIKDFINDLKDLTPNTDAENKSWADKKAEDKIKKEIDAQIDREESQDFDSEMSRLNEALRNEINHWESRIKNEIDKLVEKDEAEDFSKEFNEEINRLDDALKAEFKKWDDEINKIKKEIDAQIDKENEEDLLIEISKFSDALEKELDEKAYPSEIKKEIDELIKKEEIEDEIAKFFDDLASLTPNTDKEQSDWANRKHKEFIKKVTDKFISDLRDLTPNTDVENKEWAEPNAVKNEIDKLVEKDEAEDFSKEFNEEINRLDDALKAEFKKWDDEINKIKKEIDAQIDREETEDAINDFINDLEGLIPNTNKNEPDLDEWLKQNKKQNEEIKELLEKTDKKVLNEYIPKVIHRTKESKKYLTFEGKWVSDLLTSKLKRVLIQLNK; encoded by the coding sequence ATGAAAAAATTATTAACAATATTAGGAAGTTTAGCAATTATTTCATCAGGTGCAAGTGTAATTGTTTCTTATAATAAAACTAATGTAAGTTCTTCTGAAATTAAAAAAGAAGAAGAAATAATAAAACCTACTGATCCAAATAACTTTACTATAAACAAATCTAAATCTACTTGACAAGACATTTTCAGAGACAGTATAACTGGAGCTGATATTTTTAGTTATAGTTCTAAAAATAAAAAAGATGATAAAAAAGAGGCTGAAGCTAAGTTTATTAAAGATCTAAGAGATTTAACTCCAAATACAGATAAAGAACAAGCTGAATGAGTTAATAGAAAACATGATAAAGCTATAAAAGATTTTATTAGAGATCTAAGAGATTTAACTCCAAACACTGATGCTGAAAATAAAGTTTGAAGTGATAAAAAAGACGCTGAAGCTAAGAAAAAAGAAGAAGCTAACAAAAAGGATGCAGAAGCTAAGTTTATTAAAGATCTAAGAGATTTAACTCCAAACACTGATGCTGAAAATAAAGAATGAGCTGAACCAAGTGCTGTTAAAAATGAAATTAATGAGTTAATCAAAAAAGAAGAAATCGAAGATGAAATTGCTAAATTCTTTGATGATTTAGCTGGTTTAACTCCAAATACTGATAAAGAACAATCTGATTGAGCTAATAGAAAACACGATAAAGCTATAAAAGATTTTATTAATGATTTAAAGGATTTAACTCCAAATACTGATGCTGAAAATAAATCTTGAGCAGATAAAAAAGCTGAAGACAAAATTAAAAAAGAAATTGATGCTCAAATCGATAGAGAAGAATCTCAAGATTTTGATAGTGAGATGTCAAGATTAAATGAAGCTTTAAGAAATGAAATAAATCATTGAGAATCAAGAATTAAAAATGAAATTGATAAACTAGTTGAAAAAGATGAAGCTGAAGATTTCAGTAAAGAATTTAATGAAGAAATTAATAGATTAGATGATGCATTAAAAGCTGAGTTTAAAAAATGAGATGATGAAATAAACAAAATCAAAAAAGAAATTGATGCTCAAATTGATAAAGAAAATGAAGAAGATCTACTTATTGAAATTTCTAAATTTAGTGATGCTTTAGAAAAAGAATTAGATGAAAAAGCATATCCAAGCGAAATTAAAAAAGAAATTGATGAGTTAATCAAAAAAGAAGAAATCGAAGATGAAATTGCTAAATTCTTTGATGATTTAGCTAGTTTAACTCCAAATACTGATAAAGAACAATCTGATTGAGCTAATAGAAAACATAAAGAATTTATAAAAAAAGTTACAGATAAATTTATCAGTGATTTAAGAGATTTAACTCCAAATACAGATGTTGAAAACAAAGAATGAGCAGAACCAAATGCTGTTAAAAATGAAATTGATAAACTAGTTGAAAAAGATGAAGCTGAAGATTTCAGTAAAGAATTTAATGAAGAAATTAATAGATTAGATGATGCATTAAAAGCTGAGTTTAAAAAATGAGATGATGAAATAAACAAAATCAAAAAAGAAATTGATGCTCAAATCGATAGAGAAGAAACTGAAGATGCAATTAATGACTTTATTAATGATCTAGAAGGATTAATTCCAAATACAAATAAAAATGAACCTGATCTTGATGAATGACTTAAACAAAATAAAAAACAAAATGAAGAAATTAAAGAATTGCTAGAAAAAACAGATAAAAAAGTTTTAAATGAATATATTCCTAAAGTAATTCATAGAACCAAAGAAAGTAAAAAATATTTAACTTTTGAAGGAAAATGAGTATCAGATCTTTTAACTTCTAAACTAAAAAGAGTTTTAATACAATTAAATAAATAG
- a CDS encoding MAG6090-like repeat-containing lipoprotein, whose protein sequence is MKKLLTILGSVGLIAATSAAVIACGDKTPSAKQPTNSNEKPSSNGDSSNPSGSDKDRKPGNNKPSESDSNNSTTPVNPEKPNESDSKPTRKPDKSNNDQTTPIKPKLVTISWNSIFRDSATGADINLNPTKEQLEAENKKQEEIIKNELNKNKEYNISFHKQNIDVLKNEIIDLRSNRFVIGKESDKKEKELKALKDTNIRKTTKDFETNKEILDKKKQENDHKLNYLIKEVFDKQNLKAKSEQAKKELEDLKDWLKEANELVNEYTTKEKEYTDQVTKAKELDTEITKTESEIKTNKKLAESIEKITEDIKKVEDQYNKEITEKQNWIKELDDDDKELKKRKEELTTSYDEFDSFIYNGRLENAFRHEIISSLDEFIKNNNETRDEIRKIEVDLNKLKESTIEKLTKDKNQAEKARNDLPSLESSLNKMKIEKEEIDKHLHLINDQVSKDKKYLTEYKKNVGLLEEEIEQATKSENYWTRTLNEYETDLNKLLSEKSEIENSINMLTKTLEDSILKTELTFEKETEELDKQAFEKEDKIDKQILELENLIKKIEEFVSQFQK, encoded by the coding sequence ATGAAAAAATTATTAACAATATTAGGGTCTGTTGGGCTAATTGCTGCAACAAGTGCTGCAGTAATTGCTTGTGGTGATAAAACTCCTAGTGCAAAACAACCTACAAATTCAAATGAAAAACCATCAAGTAATGGTGATTCTTCAAATCCAAGTGGATCAGATAAAGACAGAAAACCTGGAAATAATAAGCCAAGTGAATCTGATTCAAACAACTCAACTACTCCAGTGAATCCAGAAAAACCAAATGAATCTGATAGCAAACCTACAAGAAAACCAGATAAATCCAATAATGATCAAACTACTCCAATAAAACCAAAACTTGTAACTATTAGTTGAAATAGTATTTTTAGAGATAGTGCTACAGGAGCTGATATTAACTTAAACCCAACTAAAGAACAACTTGAAGCTGAAAATAAAAAACAAGAAGAAATTATTAAAAATGAATTAAACAAAAATAAAGAATACAATATATCATTTCATAAACAAAACATTGATGTTCTAAAAAATGAAATTATTGATCTTAGATCTAATAGATTTGTTATTGGAAAAGAATCTGATAAAAAAGAAAAAGAATTAAAAGCTTTAAAAGACACTAATATTAGAAAAACTACAAAAGATTTTGAAACAAATAAAGAGATATTAGATAAGAAAAAACAAGAAAACGACCATAAACTAAATTATCTAATAAAAGAAGTTTTTGATAAACAAAATTTAAAAGCTAAATCAGAACAAGCTAAAAAAGAATTAGAAGATTTAAAAGACTGATTAAAAGAAGCTAATGAATTAGTTAATGAGTATACTACTAAAGAAAAAGAATATACTGATCAAGTTACTAAAGCAAAAGAACTAGATACTGAAATAACAAAAACTGAATCAGAAATCAAAACAAATAAAAAATTAGCTGAATCTATTGAAAAAATCACTGAAGATATTAAAAAAGTTGAAGACCAATATAATAAGGAAATTACTGAAAAACAAAACTGAATTAAAGAACTTGATGATGATGATAAAGAACTAAAAAAACGTAAAGAAGAATTAACAACCTCATACGATGAATTTGATTCATTTATTTATAATGGTAGACTTGAGAATGCATTTAGACATGAAATAATATCTTCTTTAGATGAATTTATTAAAAATAATAATGAAACCAGAGATGAAATAAGAAAAATAGAAGTGGATCTAAATAAATTAAAAGAATCTACTATTGAAAAATTAACTAAAGATAAAAATCAAGCTGAAAAAGCAAGAAATGATTTACCATCATTAGAGTCATCATTAAATAAGATGAAAATCGAAAAAGAAGAAATAGATAAACATCTACACTTAATTAACGATCAAGTATCTAAGGATAAAAAATATTTAACTGAATACAAGAAAAACGTTGGTCTTTTAGAAGAAGAAATCGAACAAGCAACTAAATCAGAAAACTATTGAACTAGAACATTAAATGAATATGAAACTGATTTAAATAAATTATTATCAGAAAAATCAGAAATTGAAAATTCAATTAATATGTTAACTAAAACACTAGAAGATTCTATTTTAAAAACTGAATTAACCTTTGAAAAAGAAACTGAAGAATTAGATAAACAAGCATTTGAAAAAGAAGACAAAATAGATAAACAAATCTTAGAACTAGAAAACTTAATTAAAAAAATAGAAGAATTTGTATCTCAATTTCAAAAATAA
- a CDS encoding MAG6090-like repeat-containing lipoprotein, whose product MKKLLTILGSIMISTSGAALVIACKTPITKQPTNSNENTNQNEPTKPSEKDKDQTDPKKPVEPANPSNKPENNPTKPSEKDNNQDTPVKPKPATISWNSIFRDSATGADINLNPTKQDLEKEEKRLEELVKNILKDNKKVNDEAFNNFIKEHKEWWTKFVKDLKIQIYRDSVSGLDINLNPTKEQLERENERLDKWVKEYLDKNKKENQALLDYLIKIKIDEIFRDSPTGLDINFYLTKEQIDAENKKQEQLIKEILDKNYKDNFANLMAIKASQTVKELFSDEFSNLVKAAIKNRLIRTYSDSISGADINFYLTKEEVEKEVKDILDKNYSDNYARFLEHLASRDTNKLFNDEYTDLIKAVLKNRFIKTYSDSITGDDISWSPTKDQIEKHLSTLTKEIEDQLVEKEANEDEFGKKEDSLNNLFETTLMNTKKQFEEGKARLDQQIKEYDKKINDLLEQIKQDDTKDKKEKEEENLKELTEWLELAKELENEYAAIEKVYDQKVQEAIKLRDTISQTEKELKKNKQIASHLDEIKEKISQQEQSYKKDSEEQKSLAKEISEEIKLLESYKKDLVSETDFYDSFFYSSRKDYGFNHEFIDHLTEEIKNNTEVKEQIDKNIKEIEESNTQISTKLNKEKQEAEKAKSDVDQMTQSLDQMNKQKEEIDTYLRENNNEISKIKNFSSLYKNDVRRTQGEIEDSKQKLEELTKKVSEFESQLSQLEMQKSQIQKSISELEKSTNRVISEVESNYKKDLLELDNESNKKEKEINSKIKKLEKMINKLEEKKKQLK is encoded by the coding sequence ATGAAAAAATTATTAACAATATTAGGGTCAATAATGATTAGTACAAGTGGTGCTGCTTTAGTTATTGCATGCAAAACCCCTATTACTAAACAACCTACAAATTCAAATGAAAATACTAATCAAAATGAACCTACAAAACCAAGTGAAAAAGATAAAGACCAAACTGATCCAAAAAAACCAGTTGAACCAGCTAATCCTTCTAATAAACCTGAAAATAATCCTACAAAACCAAGTGAAAAAGATAATAATCAAGACACTCCAGTAAAACCAAAACCAGCAACTATTAGTTGAAATAGTATTTTTAGAGATAGTGCTACTGGAGCTGATATTAATCTAAATCCAACTAAACAAGATCTAGAAAAAGAAGAAAAAAGACTAGAAGAACTTGTTAAAAATATCTTAAAAGATAATAAAAAAGTTAATGATGAAGCTTTTAACAACTTCATAAAAGAACATAAAGAATGATGAACTAAATTTGTTAAAGATTTAAAAATACAAATCTATAGAGATAGTGTTTCAGGATTAGATATCAACTTAAATCCAACTAAAGAACAACTTGAACGTGAAAATGAACGTTTAGATAAATGAGTTAAAGAATACTTAGATAAAAATAAAAAAGAAAACCAAGCTCTTTTAGATTATTTAATCAAAATTAAAATTGATGAAATCTTTAGAGATAGTCCTACTGGATTAGATATTAACTTTTATTTAACAAAAGAACAAATTGATGCTGAAAATAAAAAACAAGAACAATTGATTAAAGAAATTCTAGATAAAAACTATAAAGATAATTTTGCTAATTTAATGGCAATTAAAGCAAGTCAAACTGTTAAAGAATTATTTAGTGATGAATTTAGTAACTTAGTAAAAGCTGCTATAAAAAATAGATTGATTAGAACTTATAGTGATTCAATAAGTGGTGCTGATATTAACTTTTATCTAACTAAAGAAGAAGTAGAAAAAGAAGTTAAAGATATTTTAGATAAAAATTATTCTGATAACTACGCTCGTTTTTTAGAACATTTAGCAAGTAGAGATACTAATAAATTGTTTAATGATGAATATACTGATCTAATAAAAGCTGTATTAAAAAATAGATTTATTAAAACTTATTCTGATTCTATAACTGGAGATGATATTTCTTGATCTCCAACTAAAGATCAAATTGAAAAACATCTTTCTACATTAACTAAAGAAATAGAAGACCAATTAGTAGAAAAAGAAGCAAATGAAGATGAATTTGGTAAAAAAGAAGATAGTTTAAATAATTTATTTGAAACTACTCTTATGAATACTAAAAAACAATTTGAAGAAGGTAAAGCTAGACTAGATCAACAAATAAAAGAATATGATAAAAAAATCAATGATCTATTAGAGCAAATTAAACAAGACGACACTAAAGATAAAAAAGAAAAAGAAGAAGAAAATCTAAAAGAACTAACAGAATGATTAGAACTAGCTAAAGAACTTGAAAATGAATATGCAGCTATTGAAAAAGTATATGATCAAAAAGTACAAGAAGCTATCAAGTTAAGAGATACCATTTCGCAAACTGAAAAAGAACTAAAAAAGAATAAACAAATTGCTAGTCATTTAGATGAAATTAAAGAAAAAATTTCACAACAAGAACAATCTTATAAAAAAGATTCAGAAGAACAAAAATCATTAGCTAAAGAAATTAGTGAAGAAATTAAACTTTTAGAAAGTTATAAAAAAGATCTTGTTTCAGAGACTGATTTTTATGATTCATTCTTCTATAGTAGTAGAAAAGATTACGGATTTAATCACGAATTTATTGATCATTTAACTGAAGAAATTAAAAATAACACTGAAGTTAAAGAACAAATAGACAAAAATATTAAAGAAATAGAAGAATCAAATACTCAAATAAGTACAAAGCTAAATAAAGAAAAACAAGAAGCTGAAAAAGCAAAAAGTGATGTTGACCAAATGACTCAATCACTAGATCAAATGAATAAACAAAAAGAAGAGATTGATACTTATTTACGTGAAAATAATAATGAAATTTCTAAAATAAAAAACTTTTCTAGTTTATATAAAAATGATGTTAGAAGAACTCAAGGTGAGATTGAAGATTCTAAACAAAAACTAGAAGAATTAACTAAAAAAGTTAGTGAATTTGAATCTCAATTATCTCAATTAGAAATGCAAAAATCTCAAATTCAAAAAAGTATTAGCGAGTTAGAAAAATCTACAAATAGAGTAATTTCAGAAGTTGAATCAAATTATAAAAAAGATCTTTTAGAATTAGATAATGAATCTAATAAAAAAGAAAAAGAAATAAATTCTAAAATTAAAAAACTAGAAAAAATGATTAATAAACTTGAAGAAAAGAAAAAACAATTAAAATAA
- a CDS encoding Vmc-like lipoprotein signal peptide domain-containing protein: MKKLLGILGTLVISSIGASLVVACKTPNTKPIKIDSKNPTNKIEEPTKPINKPVNTITHHLWSDIFKDSIAGADIQNHQIEEIRKQAVSNFIYELRGLTPNTDKENKEWAEPNSIKKEIDSQIDKEEEFDLISEIDKLEEALIAEFKKWTEEIKDVKKEIDARVDKEEAEEFSIEFNAEIEKLEEALTNELSLWETRIKNEIDKLVEKDEAEDFSKEFNEEINRLDDALKAEFKKWTEETDKIKKEIDKKLDKEYSTEFSIEFSKLEDALRNEINVWESRIKDQINQLVDNEEIKEFNTEIDKLEEALKAEFKKWTEQIKDVKKEIDAKVDKEEAEEFSIEFNAEIEKLEEALTNELSLWESRIKNEIDKLVEKDEAEDFSKEFNEEINRLDDALKAEFKKWTEETDKIKKEIDKKLDKEYSTEFSIEFSKLEDALRNEINVWESRIKDQINQLVDNEEIKEFNTEIDKLEEALIAEFKKWTEEIKDVKKEIDARVDKEEAEEFSIEFNAEIEKLEEALTNELSLWESRIKDQINQLVDNEEIKEFNTEIDKLEEALKAEFKKWTEEIKDVKKEIDAKVDKEEAEEFSIEFNAEIERLDEVIRSEFKKWEDEINQAKKEVDKQLDKEEAEEFSIEFNAEIERLDEVIRSEFKKWEDENKKLDAEISALFKILKRNPYHRTFANKTINENISKNLEALEKNQHSENLWRYQLRLHKWQEALKEFNKLK, from the coding sequence ATGAAAAAATTATTAGGAATTTTGGGAACTCTTGTTATTAGTTCGATTGGTGCATCTTTAGTAGTTGCATGTAAGACTCCTAATACTAAACCAATAAAAATTGATAGCAAGAATCCAACAAATAAAATAGAAGAACCTACAAAACCAATAAACAAACCAGTAAACACAATTACTCACCACTTATGAAGTGATATCTTTAAAGATAGTATAGCTGGGGCAGATATACAAAATCATCAAATTGAAGAAATTAGAAAACAAGCTGTAAGTAATTTTATCTATGAGTTAAGAGGACTAACACCAAACACAGATAAAGAAAATAAAGAGTGGGCTGAACCAAACAGTATTAAAAAAGAAATTGATAGTCAAATCGATAAAGAAGAAGAATTTGATTTAATCTCTGAAATTGACAAACTAGAAGAAGCATTAATAGCTGAGTTTAAAAAATGAACTGAAGAAATTAAAGATGTTAAAAAAGAAATTGATGCTAGAGTAGATAAAGAAGAAGCTGAAGAGTTTAGTATTGAATTTAATGCTGAAATTGAAAAACTAGAAGAAGCTTTAACAAATGAGTTAAGTCTTTGAGAAACAAGAATTAAAAATGAAATTGATAAACTGGTTGAAAAAGATGAAGCTGAAGATTTCAGTAAAGAATTTAATGAAGAAATCAATAGATTAGATGATGCATTAAAAGCTGAGTTTAAAAAATGAACTGAAGAAACAGACAAAATTAAAAAAGAAATTGATAAAAAACTTGATAAAGAATATAGTACAGAATTTAGCATTGAGTTTTCTAAACTAGAAGATGCTTTAAGAAACGAAATCAATGTTTGAGAATCAAGAATTAAAGATCAAATCAATCAACTAGTTGATAATGAAGAAATCAAAGAATTTAACACTGAAATTGACAAACTAGAAGAAGCATTAAAAGCTGAGTTTAAAAAATGAACTGAACAAATTAAAGATGTTAAAAAAGAAATTGATGCTAAAGTAGATAAAGAAGAAGCTGAAGAGTTTAGTATTGAATTTAATGCTGAAATTGAAAAACTAGAAGAAGCTTTAACAAATGAGTTAAGTCTTTGAGAATCAAGAATTAAAAATGAAATTGATAAACTGGTTGAAAAAGATGAAGCTGAAGATTTCAGTAAAGAATTTAATGAAGAAATCAATAGATTAGATGATGCATTAAAAGCTGAGTTTAAAAAATGAACTGAAGAAACAGACAAAATTAAAAAAGAAATTGATAAAAAACTTGATAAAGAATATAGTACAGAATTTAGCATTGAGTTTTCTAAACTAGAAGATGCTTTAAGAAACGAAATCAATGTTTGAGAATCAAGAATTAAAGATCAAATCAATCAACTAGTTGATAATGAAGAAATCAAAGAATTTAACACTGAAATTGACAAACTAGAAGAAGCATTAATAGCTGAGTTTAAAAAATGAACTGAAGAAATTAAAGATGTTAAAAAAGAAATTGATGCTAGAGTAGATAAAGAAGAAGCTGAAGAGTTTAGTATTGAATTTAATGCTGAAATTGAAAAACTAGAAGAAGCTTTAACAAATGAGTTAAGTCTTTGAGAATCAAGAATTAAAGATCAAATCAATCAACTAGTTGATAATGAAGAAATCAAAGAATTTAACACTGAAATTGACAAACTAGAAGAAGCATTAAAAGCTGAGTTTAAAAAATGAACTGAAGAAATTAAAGATGTTAAAAAAGAAATTGATGCTAAAGTAGATAAAGAAGAAGCTGAAGAGTTTAGTATTGAATTTAATGCTGAAATTGAAAGATTAGATGAAGTAATAAGATCTGAGTTTAAAAAATGAGAAGATGAAATTAATCAAGCTAAAAAAGAAGTTGATAAGCAACTTGATAAAGAAGAAGCTGAAGAGTTTAGTATTGAATTTAATGCTGAAATTGAAAGATTAGATGAAGTAATAAGATCTGAGTTTAAAAAATGAGAAGATGAAAACAAGAAATTAGATGCAGAAATATCAGCATTATTTAAAATATTAAAGAGAAATCCATATCATAGAACTTTTGCTAATAAAACAATAAATGAAAATATAAGTAAAAACTTAGAAGCATTAGAAAAAAATCAACATAGTGAAAATCTTTGAAGATATCAATTAAGACTTCATAAATGACAAGAGGCTCTTAAAGAATTTAATAAACTTAAATAA
- a CDS encoding MAG6090-like repeat-containing lipoprotein produces the protein MKKLLTILGSIMISTSGAALVIACKTPSTKQPTNKDKDENPSNGGGSKKPDKTDEEKTPSEDKKPDDNKKPTNNYDSKTYPHTIFNRHFVSGNPSPWVGTIHNSSFIYGSPFKPNNEIKPNESTTPKKPDKPNTPSHKPDDNRNDSRPLTPLQPSIPTNKPETKPGESTTTWYSVYNDSATGADINLNPTKKQIEKEEKRLEDWVKEYLDKNKRENQALFDYLIKIEYDRIFRDSPTGADINFYLTKEQIEAENKKQEDQLKAILDKNYKDNFANLMAIKASQTAKELFSDEFSDLVKEAVERYKHHGDTHARESAKITEEIFSDEFSNKVKEAVERYKHHGDTHAKESAKATIELFSDEFSDLVKQAVERYKKHGDTHAKESAKAAEKLFNDKYNLVNEYKHNLETKLAKLNEEVNTHILERTRIEKEYNNKEKELEELATNNLVTLKKEYETGKQSLENRKTENETKLDKITLELPKLKDQKEKIKEEIKDSTELLEEAKLLLKENQDKQVEHNKVLDQAKDLERQIDSINKQIESKNKLITDNNNKEKKLLDIEKELDKELSEEKVIIKQLDDENKLYEKIIDDLKKETYDSDLWFYDYGDWTLWTGFNHNKIARLKNYIYGNNELKKEVPNIIKNLEKELQTTKQQNIEKIKQLKEQNTKIQAEVSEMTKSLEPLNAEKNKIDKQLSDINPEVVKTNKNIELYTNNLKTLEEEITSNSELQKQIIAQIDQYTSDQLSLEKQKEEILNSIKEFENSTNKIILESKQQYEDELLKLEKQAHSLESKEDEKIKEIEKAIAKLKESIKLLNQK, from the coding sequence ATGAAAAAATTACTAACAATATTAGGGTCAATAATGATTAGTACAAGCGGGGCTGCATTAGTTATTGCATGTAAAACTCCAAGTACTAAACAACCTACAAATAAAGACAAAGATGAAAATCCATCTAATGGTGGTGGTTCTAAAAAACCTGATAAAACAGATGAAGAAAAAACTCCAAGTGAAGATAAAAAACCTGATGATAATAAAAAACCAACCAACAATTATGATTCAAAAACTTATCCACATACTATTTTTAATAGACATTTTGTAAGTGGTAATCCAAGTCCATGAGTTGGAACAATTCATAATTCAAGTTTTATATATGGTAGTCCATTTAAACCTAATAATGAAATTAAACCAAACGAATCAACTACTCCAAAAAAACCAGACAAACCAAATACTCCATCACATAAACCTGATGATAATAGAAATGATTCAAGACCTTTAACTCCACTTCAACCATCTATTCCAACAAACAAACCTGAAACTAAACCAGGTGAATCAACTACTACTTGATACAGCGTTTATAATGATAGTGCTACTGGAGCTGATATTAATCTAAACCCAACTAAAAAACAAATTGAAAAAGAAGAAAAAAGATTAGAAGATTGAGTTAAAGAATACTTAGATAAAAATAAAAGAGAAAACCAAGCACTTTTTGATTATCTAATTAAAATAGAATATGATCGAATCTTTAGAGATAGTCCTACTGGAGCTGATATTAACTTTTATCTAACAAAAGAACAAATTGAAGCTGAAAACAAAAAACAAGAAGATCAACTTAAAGCAATACTAGATAAAAACTATAAAGATAATTTTGCTAATTTAATGGCAATTAAAGCAAGTCAAACTGCTAAAGAATTATTTAGTGATGAATTTAGTGATTTAGTAAAAGAGGCTGTTGAAAGATACAAACATCATGGAGATACTCATGCTAGAGAATCGGCAAAAATTACTGAAGAAATCTTTAGCGATGAGTTTTCAAATAAAGTAAAAGAGGCTGTTGAAAGATACAAACATCATGGTGATACTCATGCTAAAGAATCAGCAAAAGCAACAATTGAATTATTTAGTGATGAATTTAGTGATTTAGTAAAACAAGCAGTTGAAAGATACAAAAAACATGGTGATACTCATGCTAAAGAATCAGCAAAAGCAGCTGAAAAACTATTTAATGATAAATATAATCTAGTTAATGAATATAAACATAATCTTGAAACTAAGTTAGCTAAATTAAATGAAGAAGTAAATACTCACATTTTAGAAAGAACTAGAATAGAAAAAGAATATAACAATAAAGAAAAAGAACTAGAAGAACTAGCAACTAATAATCTTGTAACACTTAAAAAAGAGTATGAAACTGGAAAACAAAGTCTAGAAAATAGAAAAACTGAAAATGAAACAAAACTAGATAAAATAACACTAGAATTACCTAAACTTAAAGATCAAAAAGAAAAAATAAAAGAAGAAATTAAGGATTCTACTGAATTATTAGAAGAGGCTAAATTACTTCTTAAAGAAAATCAAGATAAACAAGTAGAACATAATAAAGTTTTAGACCAAGCTAAAGATCTAGAACGTCAAATAGATTCAATTAATAAACAAATTGAATCTAAAAATAAATTAATAACAGATAATAACAATAAAGAAAAAAAACTTTTAGATATAGAAAAAGAATTAGATAAAGAACTTAGTGAAGAAAAAGTTATTATAAAACAATTAGATGATGAGAATAAATTGTATGAAAAAATTATAGATGATCTAAAAAAAGAAACTTATGATTCTGATTTATGATTCTATGATTATGGTGATTGAACTTTATGAACTGGATTTAATCACAATAAAATAGCTAGATTGAAAAACTATATTTATGGAAACAATGAACTAAAAAAAGAAGTTCCTAACATTATAAAAAACCTAGAAAAAGAACTACAAACAACAAAACAACAAAATATAGAAAAAATTAAGCAATTAAAAGAGCAAAATACAAAAATACAAGCTGAAGTTTCAGAAATGACAAAATCTTTAGAACCACTTAATGCAGAAAAAAACAAAATTGATAAACAACTATCTGATATCAATCCTGAAGTTGTAAAAACTAATAAAAATATAGAATTATATACAAATAATCTAAAAACTTTAGAAGAAGAAATAACTTCAAATAGTGAACTTCAAAAACAAATAATTGCGCAAATTGATCAATATACTTCTGATCAATTAAGTTTAGAAAAACAAAAAGAAGAAATTTTAAATTCTATTAAAGAATTTGAAAACTCAACTAATAAAATCATTTTAGAATCTAAACAACAATATGAAGATGAATTACTAAAATTAGAAAAACAAGCTCATAGTTTAGAATCAAAAGAAGATGAAAAAATTAAAGAAATAGAAAAAGCTATAGCTAAATTAAAAGAATCTATCAAATTGTTAAACCAAAAATAG